A single window of Nicotiana tomentosiformis chromosome 1, ASM39032v3, whole genome shotgun sequence DNA harbors:
- the LOC138906638 gene encoding uncharacterized protein, translated as MTVQCIREAAREVLGVSKGYSGSHKGDWWWNREVQGKVETKKATYLKLVESVDEEEKRTNREHYKLAKKEAKLSVMVAKTAAFSCLYEELEGRGGDKRLFKLAKARERKARDLDQVKCIMDKEGRVLFNEGIIRRRWKTYFHSLLNEEGDMSIVLGDLKLSESNCDFGNCRRIRVDEVEGAMRKMNRG; from the coding sequence ATGACTGTACAGTGCATTAGGGAAGCTgcgagagaggtattaggggtctcaaagggttactctggtagtcacaagggagactggtggtggaatagaGAGGTGCAAGGAAAAGTGGAAACCAAGAAAGCAACGTATCTGAAGCTAGTGGAGAGTgtagacgaggaggagaagaggacgaatagggagcattataagctggctaagaaagaggcaaagtTATCAGTTATGGTGGCCAAGACTGCAGCTTTTAGTTgtttgtatgaggaactcgagggccgaggtggggataagaggttgttcaaGTTAGCCAAGGCGCGAGAAAGGAAGGCGCGAGACTTGGACCAAGTTAAGTGCATCATGGAcaaagaaggtagagttttgttcaATGAGGGGATTATCCGTCGGAGATGGaagacctacttccatagtctcttgaacgaggagggggacaTGAGCATTGTCCTGGGTGATTTGAAACTCTCCGAGAGTAATTGTGACTTTGGGaattgtaggcggattagagttgatgaagttgagggggctatgcgtaagatgaacAGGGGCTAA
- the LOC138906639 gene encoding uncharacterized protein — translation MLVDKDLCELVVEVRRVNDRLITIKLVVRGFTLNIISAYAPQAGLDEEVKRRFWEDLDEILRGIPNGGGMSLLDFARAFDLVIENSSFSKKRDHLVTLQCSVVETQIDYLLCRK, via the exons ATGTTGGTTGATAAAGACCTCTGTGAACTAGTGGTGGAGGTTAGGAGGGTGAATGACAGGCTGATAACTATTAAGCTAGTTGTCAGAGGTTTTACTTTGAACATAATTAGTGCATACGCACCCCAAGCAGGCTTGGATGAAGAAGTCAAGAGGCGTTTCTgggaggatttggatgagatTCTGCGTGGTATCCC AAACGGAGGAGGAATGTCTTTGCTGGACTTTGCtagagcatttgatttggtgatagaAAACTCGAGTTTCTCGAAGAAGAGGGATCACTTGGTCACCTTACAGTGTTCGGTGGTcgagactcagattgattatttaCTCTGCAGGAAGTGA